In the genome of Francisella salimarina, one region contains:
- the cysK gene encoding cysteine synthase A codes for MNISDNFSETIGKTPLLRLHKIERLFDLKAKLIAKLEFFNPLSSVKDRVALNLIENAEKVGDIKPGATTLIEPTSGNTGIGLAFIAAAKGYDLIITMPETVSVERRKLIQHFGAKLILTPAAEGMTGAIAKANDLLKELKDSVILGQFTNPANPEAHRASTALEIWQDTDGEIDILVAGVGTGGTITGVAEVLKHKKSSFKAVAVEPTSSPVLSGGKSGPHKIQGIGAGFVPEILNTSVIDDIVTVSDVDALEYARLVAREEGVPAGISSGAALKAAIEIAQRIENENKLIVIIFASSAERYLSTALFTED; via the coding sequence ATGAATATATCTGACAATTTCAGTGAAACTATTGGTAAAACTCCATTGCTTAGGTTACATAAAATTGAGAGGTTGTTTGACTTAAAAGCTAAGTTGATTGCTAAGTTAGAGTTTTTTAATCCGCTCTCATCTGTAAAGGATAGGGTAGCTCTTAATCTTATCGAAAATGCTGAAAAGGTTGGCGATATAAAGCCTGGTGCTACAACTTTGATAGAGCCAACGTCAGGCAATACTGGGATTGGACTGGCATTTATTGCTGCTGCAAAAGGTTATGATCTAATTATTACTATGCCAGAGACTGTATCGGTTGAAAGACGAAAATTAATACAACACTTTGGAGCCAAGCTTATCTTAACTCCTGCGGCAGAGGGTATGACTGGAGCAATTGCCAAAGCCAATGACTTGTTAAAAGAATTAAAAGATAGTGTTATATTGGGTCAGTTTACTAATCCAGCTAACCCAGAAGCACACAGGGCTTCAACAGCCTTGGAAATCTGGCAAGATACTGATGGTGAGATTGATATTTTAGTTGCAGGTGTAGGCACGGGTGGTACCATTACAGGTGTTGCCGAAGTTCTCAAGCATAAGAAATCTAGTTTTAAGGCAGTGGCTGTGGAACCTACATCTAGTCCTGTTTTATCCGGTGGTAAATCTGGTCCGCATAAAATTCAAGGTATAGGTGCTGGCTTTGTTCCAGAGATTCTAAATACATCTGTGATCGATGATATTGTTACAGTTAGTGATGTGGATGCTTTAGAGTATGCTCGTTTAGTAGCGCGTGAAGAGGGTGTGCCTGCTGGTATCTCATCAGGTGCAGCATTGAAAGCGGCAATTGAAATAGCACAACGTATAGAGAATGAGAATAAATTGATAGTAATTATCTTTGCGTCTAGTGCCGAGAGATACCTATCGACAGCTTTATTTACCGAAGATTAG
- the epsC gene encoding serine O-acetyltransferase EpsC, giving the protein MIKLIQYYRDQDPAAPSILETIFAYPGLHAILLHRPANLLWRFKLKFLGRLLSHISRFLTGIEIHPGATIGSYCFIDHGMGIVIGETAIVGNYVSLYHGVTLGSSGNPKLRYTKRHPTVEDEVIIGAGAKILGDITIGKHCRVSPNSVITESMEPYTTALPTQTKIILQPSQ; this is encoded by the coding sequence ATGATTAAACTAATACAGTACTATCGAGATCAAGATCCTGCTGCTCCAAGTATTCTTGAGACAATATTTGCATATCCTGGATTACATGCAATATTACTTCATAGACCCGCAAATCTACTATGGCGTTTTAAGTTAAAATTTTTGGGTAGACTCCTGTCTCATATATCTAGATTTCTAACAGGAATCGAAATACATCCTGGGGCAACTATCGGCTCATACTGTTTCATTGATCATGGTATGGGTATTGTAATTGGTGAAACAGCAATAGTTGGAAATTATGTATCACTATATCATGGCGTAACTCTTGGTTCATCTGGAAATCCAAAGCTGAGATACACAAAACGTCACCCAACAGTTGAAGATGAAGTAATAATTGGAGCTGGTGCTAAAATCTTAGGTGATATAACTATTGGCAAACACTGCAGAGTATCGCCAAACAGTGTAATAACTGAAAGTATGGAGCCATATACTACTGCTCTACCCACACAAACAAAGATAATTCTTCAACCAAGTCAATAA
- a CDS encoding dihydrofolate reductase produces the protein MISLIVAYDKNLGIGKENTLAWKLSEDLKNFKKITEDNYIVMGRKTFESIGRPLPNRKNIILTRDKDYKQDKCLIINSVQEILNFAQSKPHYEIFVIGGAQIYKEFLQYADRLYITEVDIEMSDLDAFFPKWDKSKYKRIGHKQFKKDDKNEFDFTFAVYEKTSI, from the coding sequence ATGATAAAAACCTTGGGATAGGCAAAGAGAATACATTAGCTTGGAAACTTTCTGAAGATCTTAAAAACTTTAAAAAGATAACTGAGGATAATTATATAGTAATGGGAAGAAAAACCTTTGAATCAATTGGTCGCCCACTCCCTAACCGTAAAAATATCATCCTAACTAGAGATAAAGACTACAAGCAGGACAAATGTTTAATAATTAACAGTGTTCAAGAAATTCTAAACTTCGCGCAATCAAAACCTCATTATGAGATTTTTGTAATTGGTGGTGCTCAGATTTATAAGGAATTTTTGCAATATGCCGATAGACTATATATAACTGAAGTCGACATAGAAATGAGTGATCTTGATGCTTTCTTTCCTAAGTGGGACAAATCTAAATACAAACGCATAGGCCATAAACAATTCAAAAAAGATGATAAAAACGAGTTTGACTTTACATTTGCCGTATATGAAAAAACCTCTATCTAA